The Vicia villosa cultivar HV-30 ecotype Madison, WI linkage group LG1, Vvil1.0, whole genome shotgun sequence genome includes a region encoding these proteins:
- the LOC131643378 gene encoding protein SNOWY COTYLEDON 3-like isoform X2 gives MVAAISENPLTSSRSEKDNNGVVPKRGKGRQISSRYMSPSPSSSSSTTTTTTTTSSSTTTTTTTTTSSSSSRRFASPLLTRSTNSPTPLVPKRSQSVDRRRPRPTTPVPEATKLLVTSTRSLSVSFQGEAFSLPISKSKAKAATPERRRVAPVAGKGDQGENSRPSDQHRWPARSRQVNQLSRSVDCSGGGGGGGGGGGGDGGEKKKVVGKVVRALQQSMVMESGRRRASFDGLSGLSLDLGKTSTSQLNEPCLNLNSNSDVNASDTDSVSSGSNSGAHDSSSLGALKVPRENRGIVVSSKFWQETNSRLRRLQDPGSPMSTSPASRVSVPSKNSQLKRYNSDGPVMSPRTMASPIRGNARPSSPSKLWASAASSPSRGFSSPSKVRSAVASSINSNSGNSPSILSFSADVRRGKIGEDRIFDAHTLRLLYNRYVQWRFVNARADATFMVQKMNAERHLWNAWVTISELRHSVILKRIKLVLLRQKLKLTSILKGQILYLEEWALLDRDHSNSLLGATEALKASTLRLPLVEKATADVPNLKDALGSAVDVMQAMASSIYSLSSKVEETNCLVAEILKVTSKERYLLQHCKDFLSSLAAMQVKDCSLRTHMLQLSRVPSAS, from the exons ATGGTGGCTGCCATTTCAGAGAACCCATTAACCTCATCAAGGTCTGAGAAAGACAACAATGGCGTCGTACCCAAGAGAGGTAAAGGTAGACAAATTTCTTCTAGGTACATGTCTccttcaccttcatcttcttcttcaaccacaacaactacaacaacaacttcatcttcaactacaacaacaacaactactacaacgtcttcttcttcttcaaggaGATTTGCTTCACCTCTTCTTACACGTTCGACGAATTCACCTACACCGCTTGTTCCGAAACGTTCTCAGTCTGTGGACCGTCGGAGACCTCGACCAACAACGCCGGTTCCTGAAGCGACCAAGCTTTTGGTAACTTCTACGAGGAGTTTGTCTGTTTCTTTTCAAGGTGAGGCCTTTTCTCTTCCTATTAGTAAGAGTAAGGCGAAAGCCGCGACACCGGAGCGACGGAGGGTTGCTCCGGTGGCTGGAAAAGGAGATCAGGGGGAGAATTCTCGACCCTCGGATCAGCATAGGTGGCCTGCACGGTCTAGACAGGTTAATCAGTTGTCAAGGAGTGTGGATTGCAGTgggggtggtggtggtggtggtgggggaggtggtggtgatggtggggagaagaagaaggttgttGGGAAAGTTGTTCGTGCATTGCAACAATCAATGGTTATGGAGAGTGGTAGAAGAAGAGCTTCATTTGATGGATTAAGTGGTTTGAGTTTGGATTTAGGGAAAACTAGTACTTCTCAATTGAATGAACcttgtttgaatttgaattcgaatTCCGATGTTAATGCTTCTGATACTGATAGTGTTTCATCTGGTAGCAATTCAGGAGCACATGATTCTTCTTCTCTCGGGGCACTTAAGGTTCCGAGGGAGAATCGTGGCATTGTTGTTTCTTCGAAGTTTTGGCAGGAGACTAATAGCCGGTTGCGCCGGTTGCAGGATCCTGGTTCACCTATGTCAACTAGTCCTGCTTCGAGGGTTAGTGTTCCATCGAAGAATTCGCAATTGAAAAGGTATAATAGTGATGGTCCTGTGATGTCGCCTCGAACTATGGCTTCTCCTATAAGGGGAAATGCGCGGCCTTCTTCTCCTAGTAAACTTTGGGCGTCGGCTGCTTCCTCTCCTTCAAGGGGGTTTTCTAGTCCTTCGAAAGTGAGGAGTGCGGTTGCCAGTTCCATTAATAGTAACTCTGGTAATTCGCCTTCGATTCTTAGTTTCTCTGCTGATGTGAGGAGAGGGAAGATAGGGGAAGATCGGATATTTGATGCACATACTTTGAGGCTTCTTTATAATCGGTATGTGCAATGGCGGTTTGTTAATGCCAGGGCTGATGCTACCTTTATGGTGCAGAAAATGAATGCGGAG AGACATTTGTGGAATGCATGGGTAACAATCTCCGAGCTCCGGCATTCAGTCATACTTAAAAGAATAAAGCTAGTACTGCTGAGGCAAAAGTTGAAACTCACTTCCATTCTAAAGGGACAG ATTTTGTATTTGGAAGAATGGGCCCTTTTAGATAGAGATCACTCCAATTCTTTACTGGGAGCAACTGAAGCTTTGAAGGCCAGTACTCTCCGTCTTCCGCTTGTTGAAAAAGCAACG GCCGATGTACCAAATCTGAAAGATGCTTTGGGGTCCGCAGTTGATGTGATGCAGGCAATGGCGTCCTCAATATATTCTCTTTCGTCAAAG GTGGAGGAAACTAACTGCTTGGTAGCGGAAATTCTAAAGGTAACGTCGAAGGAAAGGTACTTGCTTCAACATTGCAAGGATTTTTTGTCATCCTTAGCAGCCATGCAG GTGAAGGATTGTAGCTTAAGAACGCATATGTTACAACTTTCTCGCGTACCATCCGCTTCCTGA
- the LOC131643378 gene encoding protein SNOWY COTYLEDON 3-like isoform X1: MVAAISENPLTSSRSEKDNNGVVPKRGKGRQISSRYMSPSPSSSSSTTTTTTTTSSSTTTTTTTTTSSSSSRRFASPLLTRSTNSPTPLVPKRSQSVDRRRPRPTTPVPEATKLLVTSTRSLSVSFQGEAFSLPISKSKAKAATPERRRVAPVAGKGDQGENSRPSDQHRWPARSRQVNQLSRSVDCSGGGGGGGGGGGGDGGEKKKVVGKVVRALQQSMVMESGRRRASFDGLSGLSLDLGKTSTSQLNEPCLNLNSNSDVNASDTDSVSSGSNSGAHDSSSLGALKVPRENRGIVVSSKFWQETNSRLRRLQDPGSPMSTSPASRVSVPSKNSQLKRYNSDGPVMSPRTMASPIRGNARPSSPSKLWASAASSPSRGFSSPSKVRSAVASSINSNSGNSPSILSFSADVRRGKIGEDRIFDAHTLRLLYNRYVQWRFVNARADATFMVQKMNAERHLWNAWVTISELRHSVILKRIKLVLLRQKLKLTSILKGQILYLEEWALLDRDHSNSLLGATEALKASTLRLPLVEKATADVPNLKDALGSAVDVMQAMASSIYSLSSKQVEETNCLVAEILKVTSKERYLLQHCKDFLSSLAAMQVKDCSLRTHMLQLSRVPSAS, translated from the exons ATGGTGGCTGCCATTTCAGAGAACCCATTAACCTCATCAAGGTCTGAGAAAGACAACAATGGCGTCGTACCCAAGAGAGGTAAAGGTAGACAAATTTCTTCTAGGTACATGTCTccttcaccttcatcttcttcttcaaccacaacaactacaacaacaacttcatcttcaactacaacaacaacaactactacaacgtcttcttcttcttcaaggaGATTTGCTTCACCTCTTCTTACACGTTCGACGAATTCACCTACACCGCTTGTTCCGAAACGTTCTCAGTCTGTGGACCGTCGGAGACCTCGACCAACAACGCCGGTTCCTGAAGCGACCAAGCTTTTGGTAACTTCTACGAGGAGTTTGTCTGTTTCTTTTCAAGGTGAGGCCTTTTCTCTTCCTATTAGTAAGAGTAAGGCGAAAGCCGCGACACCGGAGCGACGGAGGGTTGCTCCGGTGGCTGGAAAAGGAGATCAGGGGGAGAATTCTCGACCCTCGGATCAGCATAGGTGGCCTGCACGGTCTAGACAGGTTAATCAGTTGTCAAGGAGTGTGGATTGCAGTgggggtggtggtggtggtggtgggggaggtggtggtgatggtggggagaagaagaaggttgttGGGAAAGTTGTTCGTGCATTGCAACAATCAATGGTTATGGAGAGTGGTAGAAGAAGAGCTTCATTTGATGGATTAAGTGGTTTGAGTTTGGATTTAGGGAAAACTAGTACTTCTCAATTGAATGAACcttgtttgaatttgaattcgaatTCCGATGTTAATGCTTCTGATACTGATAGTGTTTCATCTGGTAGCAATTCAGGAGCACATGATTCTTCTTCTCTCGGGGCACTTAAGGTTCCGAGGGAGAATCGTGGCATTGTTGTTTCTTCGAAGTTTTGGCAGGAGACTAATAGCCGGTTGCGCCGGTTGCAGGATCCTGGTTCACCTATGTCAACTAGTCCTGCTTCGAGGGTTAGTGTTCCATCGAAGAATTCGCAATTGAAAAGGTATAATAGTGATGGTCCTGTGATGTCGCCTCGAACTATGGCTTCTCCTATAAGGGGAAATGCGCGGCCTTCTTCTCCTAGTAAACTTTGGGCGTCGGCTGCTTCCTCTCCTTCAAGGGGGTTTTCTAGTCCTTCGAAAGTGAGGAGTGCGGTTGCCAGTTCCATTAATAGTAACTCTGGTAATTCGCCTTCGATTCTTAGTTTCTCTGCTGATGTGAGGAGAGGGAAGATAGGGGAAGATCGGATATTTGATGCACATACTTTGAGGCTTCTTTATAATCGGTATGTGCAATGGCGGTTTGTTAATGCCAGGGCTGATGCTACCTTTATGGTGCAGAAAATGAATGCGGAG AGACATTTGTGGAATGCATGGGTAACAATCTCCGAGCTCCGGCATTCAGTCATACTTAAAAGAATAAAGCTAGTACTGCTGAGGCAAAAGTTGAAACTCACTTCCATTCTAAAGGGACAG ATTTTGTATTTGGAAGAATGGGCCCTTTTAGATAGAGATCACTCCAATTCTTTACTGGGAGCAACTGAAGCTTTGAAGGCCAGTACTCTCCGTCTTCCGCTTGTTGAAAAAGCAACG GCCGATGTACCAAATCTGAAAGATGCTTTGGGGTCCGCAGTTGATGTGATGCAGGCAATGGCGTCCTCAATATATTCTCTTTCGTCAAAG CAGGTGGAGGAAACTAACTGCTTGGTAGCGGAAATTCTAAAGGTAACGTCGAAGGAAAGGTACTTGCTTCAACATTGCAAGGATTTTTTGTCATCCTTAGCAGCCATGCAG GTGAAGGATTGTAGCTTAAGAACGCATATGTTACAACTTTCTCGCGTACCATCCGCTTCCTGA